The sequence TGAGTTTTTTTATTACAACTCCTACCATCAGTCAGCAATTTTCAAACGTTCCTGAGATCCAGTCcacttatatttttttctgtgaatttaaaattctgaaatgcaGCAGAAAGTCCCCAAATGAATTTGAAGTCTTTCAAGAATGTAAAATAACTGGaatgtcttttttctctccttctccataGATTAACCTCAGAGCCACAGATGTCAGGCTCATGCGCCAGTTGCTTGTAATCAATGAGAGCATCGAGTCCATCAAGTGGATGATTGAAGAGAAAGCCACCATTACCAGCAGAGGCAGCAGCCTCAGTGGTAGCCTGTGCAGTTTGTTGGAGAGTCAGAGCACCTCCTTACGTGGCAGCTACAACAGCCTACACGATGGCAGTGATGGGCTGGATGGCATTTCCGTGGGAAGTTATCTGGACACATTGGCAGATGATGTCCCAGGCCATCAGACCCCTTCAGACTTGGACCAGTTCAGTGACAGCTCCCTAATAGAGGACCCACAGGCACTACACAAGCGTCCTAAATTGGATTCAGACTACTACTGCTTTGGCTAGTGACAGTTTTTTGCATGGGACTGGTGTGCAATTAACTTGTATTTATCCTTCTTCCTCCGCTGCTATATTTTtggtgtgatttttattttaataagatgacttttttaaaagaagctgaTTTTGAAACTGCTTAATGGTATTTCTGTTGCTCCTAATACTTCTCATCTgaactgatttattttcctctgttatatctctatttttttatttattacaatgattttctcccttcttttacAGTAGCACAAACAAAGTAGGGGGAAAAGTATAAGCAATAattatgtttttgcttttgttttcagagCAACGGGTCAGGGATTACAAGAAAAACTTTGCTAAATTTTACAATAAACCGAAGTCTGATAACAGTTAATTTTGTTGCTTGTGTTCTTAAATGATTTAAGGTTTCATCTTCTAGGAGACATTGAGATATATTACTGTTTGCATATCAGGTTGAACAAAATGCTTGGAACAAAATTAAGCATTATTTCTAGGCCACAACATTCTAGTGTATAATCAACAATACTGTTAGTCACACACGCCCACATGACAATCATTTGGAAGTCCCCAACTATACACAGTCTGTTCAACCAACTCACCCTTGTGTTGGTACTTTCGATTAACATTTTGTCATCAGTGATTCTAACTCAAATCATATGTTTATTTGtgttataatacatattattcttCCAAATTTCAAAGAATAATTGAGATTAAGTATGGAGCCCATTCAAGgcaaaaatgtcctaaaattaattgtattttgaGATTTTGTTGGCATTTACTTGTATGCATTTTGCAATTTTGATAGGATGTACAAATACTTAGATGCATACAAGCAGATGGATAGAAAGACAGATAAATATCCCGATAGTAGGGAAGCAGAATTGTTATTCATTTAAGAAGTCCAGTATGATATTTGTTCATCctagtataaataaataatctcttAGTTTTc is a genomic window of Chlorocebus sabaeus isolate Y175 chromosome 12, mChlSab1.0.hap1, whole genome shotgun sequence containing:
- the LURAP1L gene encoding leucine rich adaptor protein 1-like — translated: MEDNPLPDLRDIELKLGRKVPESLVRSLRGEEPVPRERDRDPCGGSGGGGGGGGCSSSSSCCSFPPSLSSSSSSSPTSGSPRGSHSSALERLETKLHLLRQEMINLRATDVRLMRQLLVINESIESIKWMIEEKATITSRGSSLSGSLCSLLESQSTSLRGSYNSLHDGSDGLDGISVGSYLDTLADDVPGHQTPSDLDQFSDSSLIEDPQALHKRPKLDSDYYCFG